Proteins encoded within one genomic window of Odocoileus virginianus isolate 20LAN1187 ecotype Illinois chromosome 2, Ovbor_1.2, whole genome shotgun sequence:
- the ATP6V1E2 gene encoding V-type proton ATPase subunit E 2 isoform X1, whose protein sequence is MPGARGRLALRRGAAQKVELRKHTWNSAQSQRNQRAHQFSLLPPFPGAAMALSDFDVQKQIKHMMAFIEQEANEKAEEIDAKAEEEFNIEKGRLVQTQRLKIIEYYEKKEKQIEQQKKIQMSALRNQARLKVLQARNDLISELLNDAKLRLSQMVTDRKFYQGLLDKLVLQGLLRLLEAVMIVRCRPQDHLLVEAAVQRAIPQYTTVSHRCVEVQVDKEVQLATDTIGGVEVYSSDQRIMVSNTLESRLDLLAQQKMPEIRKALFGANDSRKFFV, encoded by the exons ATGCCCGGCGCCAGAGGAAGGCTGGCCCTTCGCAGGGGGGCTG CTCAGAAAGTGGAGCTCCGGAAACACACCTGGAATTCTGCCcaaagtcagagaaaccagagggCCCACCAGTTCTCCCTCTTACCTCCCTTTCCAGGAGCAGCCATGGCCCTAAGTGATTTCGATGTGCAAAAGCAGATTAAGCACATGATGGCTTTCATTGAGCAGGAAGCCAATgagaaggcagaagaaatagATGCCAAGGCTGAGGAAGAGTTCAACATTGAGAAAGGACGCCTTGTGCAAACCCAACGACTGAAGATTATAGAGTAttatgagaagaaagagaagcagataGAGCAGCAGAAGAAAATCCAGATGTCTGCCTTGAGGAATCAGGCAAGGCTGAAAGTCCTGCAAGCCCGAAATGACCTCATCTCAGAGTTGCTGAATGATGCAAAGCTGAGACTCAGCCAGATGGTGACAGACCGAAAATTTTACCAGGGGCTCCTGGATAAACTAGTGCTCCAGGGTCTGCTCCGACTGCTGGAGGCTGTGATGATTGTACGCTGCAGGCCACAGGACCACCTCCTGGTGGAGGCTGCAGTGCAAAGAGCCATCCCCCAGTACACCACAGTCTCCCACAGATGTGTGGAAGTTCAAGTTGACAAAGAGGTGCAACTGGCTACAGACACAATTGGAGGTGTGGAGGTCTACAGTAGCGATCAGAGAATAATGGTTTCTAATACTCTGGAAAGTCGACTGGATCTCTTAGCCCAGCAAAAGATGCCAGAAATACGAAAGGCCTTGTTTGGAGCCAATGACAGCAGGAAGTTTTTTGTATAA
- the ATP6V1E2 gene encoding V-type proton ATPase subunit E 2 isoform X2 yields MPGARGRLALRRGAGKDLSGAAMALSDFDVQKQIKHMMAFIEQEANEKAEEIDAKAEEEFNIEKGRLVQTQRLKIIEYYEKKEKQIEQQKKIQMSALRNQARLKVLQARNDLISELLNDAKLRLSQMVTDRKFYQGLLDKLVLQGLLRLLEAVMIVRCRPQDHLLVEAAVQRAIPQYTTVSHRCVEVQVDKEVQLATDTIGGVEVYSSDQRIMVSNTLESRLDLLAQQKMPEIRKALFGANDSRKFFV; encoded by the exons ATGCCCGGCGCCAGAGGAAGGCTGGCCCTTCGCAGGGGGGCTGGTAAGGATTTGTCTG GAGCAGCCATGGCCCTAAGTGATTTCGATGTGCAAAAGCAGATTAAGCACATGATGGCTTTCATTGAGCAGGAAGCCAATgagaaggcagaagaaatagATGCCAAGGCTGAGGAAGAGTTCAACATTGAGAAAGGACGCCTTGTGCAAACCCAACGACTGAAGATTATAGAGTAttatgagaagaaagagaagcagataGAGCAGCAGAAGAAAATCCAGATGTCTGCCTTGAGGAATCAGGCAAGGCTGAAAGTCCTGCAAGCCCGAAATGACCTCATCTCAGAGTTGCTGAATGATGCAAAGCTGAGACTCAGCCAGATGGTGACAGACCGAAAATTTTACCAGGGGCTCCTGGATAAACTAGTGCTCCAGGGTCTGCTCCGACTGCTGGAGGCTGTGATGATTGTACGCTGCAGGCCACAGGACCACCTCCTGGTGGAGGCTGCAGTGCAAAGAGCCATCCCCCAGTACACCACAGTCTCCCACAGATGTGTGGAAGTTCAAGTTGACAAAGAGGTGCAACTGGCTACAGACACAATTGGAGGTGTGGAGGTCTACAGTAGCGATCAGAGAATAATGGTTTCTAATACTCTGGAAAGTCGACTGGATCTCTTAGCCCAGCAAAAGATGCCAGAAATACGAAAGGCCTTGTTTGGAGCCAATGACAGCAGGAAGTTTTTTGTATAA
- the ATP6V1E2 gene encoding V-type proton ATPase subunit E 2 isoform X3, whose translation MPGARGRLALRRGAGAAMALSDFDVQKQIKHMMAFIEQEANEKAEEIDAKAEEEFNIEKGRLVQTQRLKIIEYYEKKEKQIEQQKKIQMSALRNQARLKVLQARNDLISELLNDAKLRLSQMVTDRKFYQGLLDKLVLQGLLRLLEAVMIVRCRPQDHLLVEAAVQRAIPQYTTVSHRCVEVQVDKEVQLATDTIGGVEVYSSDQRIMVSNTLESRLDLLAQQKMPEIRKALFGANDSRKFFV comes from the exons ATGCCCGGCGCCAGAGGAAGGCTGGCCCTTCGCAGGGGGGCTG GAGCAGCCATGGCCCTAAGTGATTTCGATGTGCAAAAGCAGATTAAGCACATGATGGCTTTCATTGAGCAGGAAGCCAATgagaaggcagaagaaatagATGCCAAGGCTGAGGAAGAGTTCAACATTGAGAAAGGACGCCTTGTGCAAACCCAACGACTGAAGATTATAGAGTAttatgagaagaaagagaagcagataGAGCAGCAGAAGAAAATCCAGATGTCTGCCTTGAGGAATCAGGCAAGGCTGAAAGTCCTGCAAGCCCGAAATGACCTCATCTCAGAGTTGCTGAATGATGCAAAGCTGAGACTCAGCCAGATGGTGACAGACCGAAAATTTTACCAGGGGCTCCTGGATAAACTAGTGCTCCAGGGTCTGCTCCGACTGCTGGAGGCTGTGATGATTGTACGCTGCAGGCCACAGGACCACCTCCTGGTGGAGGCTGCAGTGCAAAGAGCCATCCCCCAGTACACCACAGTCTCCCACAGATGTGTGGAAGTTCAAGTTGACAAAGAGGTGCAACTGGCTACAGACACAATTGGAGGTGTGGAGGTCTACAGTAGCGATCAGAGAATAATGGTTTCTAATACTCTGGAAAGTCGACTGGATCTCTTAGCCCAGCAAAAGATGCCAGAAATACGAAAGGCCTTGTTTGGAGCCAATGACAGCAGGAAGTTTTTTGTATAA